One region of Endozoicomonas sp. Mp262 genomic DNA includes:
- a CDS encoding ChrR family anti-sigma-E factor, with amino-acid sequence MSLHHHPDISTLISYAAGSLPEALATVVACHLSVCGQCQQQVSEAEQIGSLLLNDIEPVPVSDKAKDALLQKLDQLDNIQTLTIKKTSQPIGESPALLQKLLKSKQLDQLNWKSMAPGMKQYIISHSDDRLRLLKIAPGTCMPVHGHTGSELTMVLRGSYTDETGHYSSGDIADLGSDIQHQPVVDSHQECICLIATDAPLRFVNWVPRLLQPFFGI; translated from the coding sequence GTGAGCCTGCATCATCATCCGGATATAAGCACCTTGATCAGTTATGCTGCCGGCAGCCTTCCTGAGGCACTGGCTACCGTGGTGGCATGTCATCTATCTGTCTGTGGCCAATGTCAGCAACAGGTTTCTGAGGCAGAACAAATAGGCAGCTTGCTCCTGAATGACATTGAACCTGTTCCAGTGTCTGACAAAGCAAAAGATGCTCTTTTACAAAAACTGGATCAGCTGGACAATATACAAACGCTGACCATCAAAAAAACATCGCAACCCATAGGGGAAAGCCCGGCGCTCTTACAAAAATTGTTAAAGTCAAAGCAGCTTGATCAACTGAACTGGAAAAGCATGGCACCGGGGATGAAACAATATATCATCAGCCATTCTGATGACCGCCTGAGACTGCTAAAAATTGCGCCAGGCACCTGTATGCCGGTTCATGGTCATACGGGATCAGAACTGACGATGGTGCTGCGAGGGTCTTACACGGATGAAACAGGTCACTATAGCTCAGGTGATATTGCTGATCTGGGTTCCGATATACAACACCAGCCTGTGGTGGATAGCCACCAGGAATGTATCTGTCTGATTGCCACAGATGCCCCCCTTCGTTTTGTAAATTGGGTTCCCAGACTTTTACAGCCTTTTTTTGGAATTTAG
- a CDS encoding IS1380 family transposase, with the protein MKLKIEQSQTEFYTPVAGLYFVGHALNKKTALSKSLRKIKKRHRITHIDLIRAYCGQLAQGKSDFDNVDNNRDNDWFRLAMGIKQMPSASRLRQRFNEDAAQLIPFIEDSLTDVLVNLQVPVTPLPKKLDKKQHIPLDIDVFPMDNSNTKKEGVEYTYKKFFGYAPIAAYFGCEGWCLGCELRPGSQHSQNDFIGFLQAVLHRSRRLTRAPILVRLDSGHDAEESRREIAGFKGVNHIIKLNPRKYHTKEHWLPIFEEKQVKWEESRPGKSYATLSTVYETNYGNQRLIIRIIKRTTDTVGQRFLTPDYELEGWWTTLSEADYSDDQIINLYEDHATSEQFHSELKTDMDLERLPSGKFDTNDLVMCLGALVYNILRYMGQSCLLGPDAPVRHKAKRRRLKTVIQELIYLAARLLKKGHQYRLRFGRYCPGFRSFHQLISQHALC; encoded by the coding sequence GTGAAACTGAAAATTGAACAATCACAGACGGAATTTTATACACCGGTCGCAGGGCTTTATTTCGTTGGTCATGCACTCAACAAAAAGACAGCGTTAAGCAAATCCCTGCGCAAAATAAAAAAAAGGCACCGTATCACTCATATCGACCTGATCAGAGCTTACTGCGGCCAACTGGCTCAGGGTAAAAGTGATTTTGATAATGTTGATAATAACCGGGATAACGACTGGTTCCGGTTGGCAATGGGCATTAAACAAATGCCTTCAGCCAGCCGCTTAAGACAGCGTTTCAATGAAGATGCCGCCCAACTGATTCCTTTCATCGAGGACAGCCTTACCGATGTCCTGGTTAATCTTCAGGTGCCCGTCACACCCCTTCCGAAAAAACTCGATAAGAAGCAGCACATACCACTGGATATCGACGTATTCCCTATGGATAACAGCAATACCAAAAAGGAGGGGGTCGAGTACACGTATAAAAAATTCTTTGGTTATGCCCCTATTGCCGCTTACTTTGGCTGCGAAGGCTGGTGCCTGGGATGTGAATTACGCCCAGGCTCTCAGCACTCCCAGAATGATTTTATTGGCTTTTTACAAGCAGTGCTGCACCGCAGCCGACGTTTGACCCGAGCGCCTATTCTGGTTCGCCTTGATAGTGGCCACGATGCTGAGGAATCGCGCCGGGAAATCGCCGGGTTCAAAGGTGTGAATCACATTATCAAGCTCAACCCAAGAAAGTATCACACCAAGGAACACTGGCTCCCCATTTTTGAAGAAAAGCAAGTCAAATGGGAGGAGTCGCGTCCAGGAAAGAGTTATGCGACACTCTCAACCGTCTATGAAACCAACTATGGTAACCAGCGTCTGATTATTCGCATTATCAAGCGTACCACTGATACTGTAGGGCAGAGATTTCTGACACCCGATTATGAGCTGGAAGGATGGTGGACAACACTCAGCGAAGCTGACTACAGCGATGATCAGATCATTAATCTTTATGAGGATCATGCGACCAGCGAGCAGTTTCACAGTGAGTTGAAGACTGATATGGATTTAGAGCGCCTGCCTTCAGGCAAGTTTGACACCAACGACCTGGTGATGTGTTTGGGTGCACTGGTCTATAACATTCTGCGCTACATGGGGCAGAGTTGCTTGCTCGGGCCAGATGCGCCGGTACGTCATAAAGCCAAACGACGCCGGTTAAAAACCGTGATACAGGAACTCATCTACCTGGCTGCCCGTCTTCTGAAAAAAGGACATCAATACCGGCTACGCTTTGGTCGTTACTGTCCTGGTTTCAGGTCTTTCCATCAATTAATAAGCCAGCATGCACTTTGTTGA
- a CDS encoding transposase: MPGKSRNHGFRLYTTFLASALSPTAVPTFCELLFGCMLSGQGFVTQALLSINNFQCVWSSYHHWLSQGKWRWRSLACRLIQLVCSKVPRGELINIGLDDWVVERFSDKAPACRTHHQHSKKRNRPTYIWGQCWVSLAVVFERAKDEVFTAIPVLSFPSPASGNASKLKIAVAMLKVVRQEVKVQGLRLLTDCWYMNWTLMQPVLEMGYEVVGQIPLNRALYALPLESTAKKRGRPKKYGIKMTPPEVEKLPEYQTTVRIYGRFRKIRYRTRVCRARFLKGRKVRVVWGRFENDKGLTESRIFIATNTGLEGIDILRIYAKRWPVEPMFQQIKHSFGCRQLWQQKLRTLLRWMHLKMAGYALLQLLTVCKNQASVGISRIPWRDQDTTTAGMLRFALAGIIPRLPIREGWNRYSQKYEFNFNSLTDGIVKEKKKAA; the protein is encoded by the coding sequence CTGCCGGGCAAATCAAGAAATCACGGATTCAGGTTATATACAACGTTTCTTGCTTCAGCGCTATCCCCAACAGCAGTACCTACGTTCTGCGAACTTCTTTTTGGCTGCATGCTATCCGGGCAAGGCTTTGTCACTCAGGCGCTGTTATCTATTAATAACTTTCAATGCGTATGGAGCAGTTACCACCATTGGCTCTCTCAAGGCAAGTGGCGGTGGAGGAGCCTCGCATGCCGGCTCATTCAGCTGGTATGCTCAAAAGTACCACGGGGTGAACTTATCAACATTGGTCTTGATGATTGGGTGGTGGAGCGTTTTTCTGACAAGGCTCCCGCTTGCCGAACCCATCACCAGCACAGTAAAAAAAGGAACCGGCCAACGTATATCTGGGGACAATGCTGGGTATCCCTGGCTGTTGTATTTGAGCGGGCTAAAGATGAAGTATTTACTGCCATCCCTGTGCTTTCCTTTCCATCTCCTGCTTCAGGCAATGCCAGTAAGCTAAAAATCGCTGTTGCCATGCTAAAAGTAGTGAGGCAAGAGGTGAAGGTGCAAGGACTGCGCTTGCTGACAGACTGTTGGTATATGAACTGGACGCTAATGCAACCCGTTCTGGAAATGGGCTATGAAGTAGTAGGGCAAATCCCGTTAAACCGGGCATTGTATGCCTTACCGTTGGAGTCCACTGCAAAAAAACGTGGGCGACCCAAAAAGTATGGCATCAAAATGACGCCCCCGGAAGTGGAGAAGCTACCGGAATATCAAACAACCGTAAGAATATACGGCAGATTTCGAAAGATACGTTATCGCACCCGGGTATGTCGGGCTCGCTTCCTGAAAGGCCGCAAGGTTCGGGTTGTCTGGGGTCGGTTTGAAAATGATAAAGGACTGACAGAAAGCCGTATATTCATTGCAACCAATACTGGACTTGAAGGTATAGACATCCTTCGTATTTATGCGAAAAGATGGCCGGTTGAACCCATGTTTCAGCAAATTAAACATTCATTTGGTTGCCGCCAGTTATGGCAGCAAAAGCTGAGAACTCTGTTGCGGTGGATGCATCTGAAGATGGCTGGATACGCATTATTGCAACTGTTGACCGTCTGTAAAAATCAAGCAAGCGTGGGCATTTCAAGGATTCCTTGGCGGGATCAGGATACAACCACCGCTGGCATGCTAAGATTTGCACTCGCAGGAATTATCCCCAGATTACCTATTCGTGAGGGCTGGAACCGATATAGCCAAAAATATGAGTTCAATTTTAATAGTTTGACTGACGGAATAGTCAAAGAAAAGAAAAAAGCGGCATAA
- a CDS encoding FAD-dependent oxidoreductase yields MQSQPLEIAVIGSGISGLSCAWLLSTRHRVTLFEKDHRFGGHSHTVKVKGRHDDISVDTGFIVFNERTYPNLTRFFQHLNVKTRATDMSFGVSLEGGKTEYSGTDLNGLFGHRKNLVSPGFWKMLLDVRRFYRDSRRWLEEMNESVTLGQLLAENSFSQRFINEHIIPMGAAIWSTPAEQMLDYPALAFLRFCQNHGLLQLSNRPQWRTVVGGSGVYVEKIIESLGSQALCNRCISKVKRYDDGVVVFDRQGDEWAFDHVVMATHADITLELLDEPDEQEQSILKAFPYQRNKAVLHSDTRLMPCSNRVWSSWNYMGGNKDQGPSVTYWMNHLQHIDDIPLFVSLNPLVEPEQNKIHGCYLYDHPVFTRHAIAAQQKIWELQGRRRTWYCGAYMGHGFHEDGLQAGLATAEKLGEVKRPWRIANESYRLALPARGWDTGMTL; encoded by the coding sequence ATGCAAAGCCAGCCATTGGAAATTGCTGTCATTGGCTCAGGTATCAGTGGACTTTCTTGTGCCTGGCTATTGTCTACCCGGCATCGGGTCACCCTTTTTGAGAAGGACCATCGCTTTGGTGGGCACAGCCATACCGTAAAGGTAAAAGGCCGGCATGATGATATTTCAGTTGATACCGGTTTTATTGTCTTTAACGAGCGGACTTACCCTAACCTGACCCGGTTTTTTCAACATTTGAACGTTAAAACCCGGGCAACCGATATGTCTTTTGGTGTTTCTTTGGAGGGGGGTAAAACCGAGTATTCCGGAACCGATCTCAACGGTTTATTTGGTCATCGGAAAAATCTGGTGAGTCCTGGCTTCTGGAAAATGCTTTTGGATGTCAGGCGGTTTTATCGGGACAGTCGTCGATGGCTTGAAGAGATGAATGAGTCAGTGACCCTGGGGCAATTATTGGCCGAAAATAGTTTTAGCCAGCGTTTTATCAATGAACACATCATTCCTATGGGGGCGGCTATCTGGTCTACCCCTGCGGAACAGATGCTGGACTATCCTGCCCTGGCATTTTTGCGGTTTTGTCAAAACCATGGGTTGCTCCAGTTAAGCAACCGGCCCCAATGGCGAACGGTGGTCGGTGGCAGTGGGGTTTATGTGGAAAAAATCATTGAGTCCCTGGGCAGTCAGGCACTATGTAATCGCTGCATCAGCAAGGTTAAGCGTTATGACGATGGCGTTGTTGTGTTTGACCGTCAGGGTGATGAGTGGGCTTTTGATCACGTGGTGATGGCCACCCATGCAGATATTACCCTTGAGTTGCTGGATGAACCGGATGAGCAGGAGCAGAGTATTCTTAAAGCGTTTCCCTACCAAAGAAACAAGGCGGTATTACACAGTGATACGCGGTTAATGCCTTGTAGTAACCGGGTCTGGTCCAGCTGGAATTATATGGGCGGGAATAAGGATCAGGGGCCTTCCGTAACTTATTGGATGAATCACCTGCAGCATATTGATGATATTCCTCTTTTTGTTTCCCTGAACCCACTGGTTGAGCCGGAACAGAATAAAATTCATGGCTGTTACCTCTATGATCATCCGGTGTTCACCCGTCATGCCATTGCCGCACAGCAGAAAATATGGGAGTTACAGGGACGTAGAAGAACCTGGTATTGCGGTGCTTATATGGGGCATGGCTTTCATGAGGATGGCTTGCAGGCAGGCTTGGCAACAGCAGAAAAGCTTGGGGAGGTTAAGCGCCCCTGGCGGATAGCGAATGAAAGCTACCGGCTTGCTTTACCGGCTAGAGGCTGGGATACAGGAATGACTCTATGA
- a CDS encoding YaeQ family protein, with amino-acid sequence MALKATILKAELHIADMERHYYNSHNLTIARHPSENDERMMLRILVFALHADEHLTFTKGISTDDEPDIWRKNLSGEIELWIELGQPDEKRIRRACGRAKQVLIYNYGGRQADIWWQQSQTSLKRFRNLTVVNIPYQASSQLRDMAAKAMQLQCTIQDGQVLMTDDQHSIDIELEKRELM; translated from the coding sequence ATGGCCCTGAAGGCGACTATTCTTAAAGCTGAGCTGCATATTGCAGATATGGAGCGTCACTATTATAACTCCCATAACCTGACTATCGCCCGTCACCCCTCTGAGAATGATGAGAGAATGATGCTTCGCATTCTGGTGTTTGCCCTGCATGCAGATGAGCATTTGACCTTTACTAAAGGTATCAGTACAGACGATGAGCCGGATATCTGGCGAAAGAATTTAAGCGGGGAAATTGAGCTGTGGATTGAGCTGGGGCAACCGGATGAGAAGCGCATAAGGCGAGCCTGTGGTCGTGCCAAGCAGGTTTTGATCTACAACTATGGTGGGCGTCAGGCAGATATTTGGTGGCAACAGAGCCAGACTTCACTTAAACGGTTTCGTAATTTAACAGTGGTTAATATTCCCTATCAGGCCAGTAGCCAACTTCGTGATATGGCGGCAAAGGCTATGCAGTTGCAATGCACCATTCAGGATGGACAGGTGCTAATGACAGATGATCAGCACAGTATTGATATTGAGCTTGAAAAACGGGAGTTAATGTGA
- a CDS encoding YfiR family protein: MKAAILLLSRVIGVLLLVGSGVSYGANEDITKVKAAILFKLTYFVHWPEGKISDNILDLCVLEDDSLYKELKTTEGKKSKGFQIRVPDPVRLKNSIADCEMLYLGTGSVQTTKNEAGGQPVLMVSDQSEFAKSGGMIQLRERGGRFRFIINLKAAKRSGLDISSQLLGMAQKVIK; the protein is encoded by the coding sequence ATGAAAGCAGCCATCCTCCTTTTGAGCAGGGTGATAGGGGTTTTATTGTTGGTGGGAAGCGGGGTTTCCTATGGTGCCAATGAAGATATTACCAAGGTTAAAGCCGCTATCCTTTTTAAGCTCACGTACTTTGTTCATTGGCCTGAAGGCAAAATATCCGACAACATACTGGACCTGTGTGTTTTGGAGGATGACAGTCTATATAAAGAGTTAAAAACCACTGAGGGAAAAAAGTCGAAAGGCTTTCAAATAAGGGTGCCAGATCCGGTAAGACTGAAAAATTCTATTGCTGATTGCGAAATGCTTTATCTGGGGACAGGTAGTGTGCAAACTACTAAAAATGAAGCTGGTGGCCAACCGGTATTAATGGTGAGTGATCAGTCTGAGTTTGCCAAAAGCGGGGGAATGATTCAGTTAAGGGAGCGGGGTGGACGATTCCGTTTCATTATCAACCTGAAAGCAGCTAAACGTTCAGGACTGGACATCAGTTCACAGCTGCTGGGGATGGCTCAGAAGGTTATCAAGTAG
- a CDS encoding enoyl-ACP reductase, with protein MGFLSGKRVLIVGVASKLSIAAGIAEAMHREGAELAFTYQNEKLKPRVEKFAEGWGSSADLCFPCDVANDDDIEAVFAKLGQHWDGLDIIIHSVGFAPGDQLSGDFHQVTTREGFKIAHDISTYSFIALAKAGAAMLEGRNGSLLTLSYLGAERTMPNYNVMGLAKASLEASVRYLATSMGPQGIRVNGISAGPIRTLAASGIGSFRKMLSHNEQRAPLRRNVTQHEVGNVAAFLCSDLASGITGEITHVDCGFNITAMGSLESA; from the coding sequence ATGGGATTTCTGAGCGGCAAACGTGTACTTATTGTTGGCGTTGCAAGCAAGCTCTCTATCGCTGCCGGCATTGCCGAGGCAATGCACCGTGAAGGAGCCGAGTTGGCTTTTACCTACCAAAATGAAAAACTCAAGCCCCGGGTTGAGAAGTTCGCAGAGGGCTGGGGGTCATCAGCAGACTTATGCTTCCCCTGCGATGTAGCCAATGACGACGATATTGAAGCGGTTTTTGCCAAGCTTGGTCAGCACTGGGATGGACTGGATATTATCATACATTCTGTAGGCTTTGCCCCGGGCGATCAGCTGAGCGGAGACTTCCACCAGGTAACGACCCGTGAAGGCTTCAAGATTGCCCATGACATCAGCACCTATAGTTTTATTGCCCTGGCCAAGGCCGGTGCTGCGATGCTGGAAGGCCGTAACGGTTCACTGCTGACCCTGTCTTATCTGGGCGCCGAGCGCACCATGCCAAACTACAATGTTATGGGTCTGGCAAAAGCCAGCCTGGAGGCCAGTGTTCGCTATCTGGCAACCAGCATGGGACCACAGGGTATCCGGGTAAACGGTATTTCTGCCGGTCCTATCAGAACTCTGGCGGCTTCCGGTATTGGCAGCTTCCGTAAGATGCTTTCCCATAACGAGCAGAGAGCTCCCCTGCGCCGTAATGTAACCCAGCATGAAGTTGGCAATGTTGCCGCATTTCTCTGTTCTGACCTGGCATCAGGAATTACTGGTGAAATCACCCATGTTGACTGTGGCTTTAACATTACCGCAATGGGATCACTGGAATCAGCCTAA
- a CDS encoding DUF1365 domain-containing protein, whose protein sequence is MKHSCLYLASVMHQRIRPRRHGFRYGVTSWLVDLDELDELAGQLRLFSRNRFNLLSFYDRDYGDRSGSDLKAQVIALLQDKGVSKPDRVSLLCFPRVFGYVFNPLSIYFCYRPDGSISAILHEVSNTFGERHTYIIPCNGHYRERDIIRQRAGKEMHVSPFMAMDYQYGFRIKPPGEQLLVGITMADTKGLMFSAVLKGNRKPLTDWGLTAQLATMPLMTVKITVGILWEATRLYIKGLKIFKHKPAKKAVSSSYGVTVE, encoded by the coding sequence ATGAAACACTCCTGTCTTTATTTGGCATCGGTGATGCATCAGCGAATCAGGCCCCGGCGGCATGGGTTTCGCTATGGAGTGACTTCCTGGCTGGTGGACCTGGATGAGTTAGATGAGTTGGCTGGCCAGCTCAGGTTGTTTTCACGTAACCGGTTTAACCTATTGTCTTTTTATGACAGGGATTATGGTGATAGGTCCGGCAGCGATTTGAAAGCCCAGGTTATTGCACTATTGCAGGATAAAGGGGTTAGTAAGCCTGATCGGGTAAGCCTGCTTTGTTTTCCCAGGGTGTTTGGCTATGTTTTTAACCCCCTTAGTATTTACTTTTGCTATCGACCGGATGGGTCTATTTCTGCCATTCTGCATGAAGTAAGCAACACCTTTGGTGAACGGCATACCTATATCATCCCCTGCAATGGCCATTATCGGGAAAGAGATATTATTCGTCAGCGGGCAGGTAAAGAGATGCATGTCTCCCCCTTTATGGCCATGGACTATCAGTATGGTTTTCGTATTAAGCCCCCGGGAGAGCAATTGCTGGTGGGGATTACCATGGCTGACACCAAAGGGCTTATGTTCAGTGCAGTATTGAAAGGTAACAGGAAACCATTGACCGATTGGGGATTGACTGCCCAGCTGGCAACCATGCCCTTGATGACAGTGAAGATAACGGTTGGCATCCTATGGGAGGCCACCAGGCTCTATATAAAAGGGTTGAAGATCTTTAAGCATAAGCCGGCTAAAAAAGCGGTTAGTTCCAGCTATGGCGTTACGGTGGAATAG
- a CDS encoding sigma-70 family RNA polymerase sigma factor, producing MNHSTGSPQTDQLKGILVNLARHRDKRLFLKLYDHFAPRLKHYLIKQGATGEQSEEILQEAMLSVWKNCDRYDPGQSAVSTWIFRIARNQWIDYLRKNKPQLLASIDLYPEQTVDLPEYHADQKQLKAALDSLPANQTQLVFKAYYEGKSHREIANDLDIPLGSVKSGLRLAFRKLRSYMGGES from the coding sequence ATGAATCATAGCACCGGTTCTCCACAGACTGATCAGCTCAAGGGTATTCTGGTCAACCTGGCTCGCCACCGTGACAAACGGCTGTTCCTAAAGCTCTATGACCACTTTGCTCCCCGCCTGAAACATTATCTCATAAAACAAGGTGCCACAGGGGAGCAATCGGAAGAAATTCTTCAGGAAGCCATGCTTTCCGTTTGGAAAAACTGTGACCGTTATGACCCCGGGCAATCAGCGGTCTCAACCTGGATATTCAGAATCGCCAGAAACCAGTGGATTGATTATTTACGTAAAAACAAGCCCCAGTTATTGGCATCCATTGACCTTTACCCTGAGCAAACAGTGGATCTCCCTGAATACCACGCTGACCAGAAACAACTGAAAGCGGCTTTGGACTCATTGCCCGCCAATCAGACCCAGCTGGTCTTTAAAGCCTATTATGAGGGAAAAAGCCACCGGGAAATCGCCAACGATCTTGATATCCCCCTGGGAAGTGTCAAATCGGGGCTTCGGCTGGCATTCAGGAAATTACGCAGTTACATGGGAGGTGAGTCGTGA
- a CDS encoding TonB-dependent receptor translates to MIKRILYSNSIVILLMTAISCFVFVGSQVKASEGDSLGSTVELLDFSLQELMVLQVTSVSRRSQRQFDAAAAVYTITRDDIQDMGITSIPDALRMVPGMQVARLNGNTWSASARGFNYVFANKVLVLIDGRTVYSSLFSGVNWDVQNVVLEDIDRIEVIRGPGAALWGANAVNGVINIITRHSEDTQGGLVSASVGTEERVTGLVRYGGELSDESFYRVFVRGFDRDAQVKVPSGRSANDNWHMSQAGFRFDYYLSDQDELTLQGGVYQGTTKPPYYVYNLNQHAFEARDKVDRDQNGGNVIARYKQSLGDGELILKSYYEKYLNDDLRLKEGRETWDLEFQHSFPWWDTHHFIWGGNYRVDWYNLDDRDKRFISIEDRKFNEELYSVFAQDSFKLRPDLDITLSARMENNRVTGNEFQPNMRFAWTPNRETTVWGAVSKAVKTPALSETSLTITNISYLGKTDETGNGGLFYGIPSMFSVSGNPKLDSEKLTAFDFGIRKQINPDLSVDLAGYLNFYKDVTSYEESDACVTPGFETYPLSRSEALELLICDDPAIRTYVSDGNGGFVPRAGVVAFPTSLTNGLKVFTHGLELALDWKVRDWWRLRLNYSYINVDADSSNKDGYGEANEDIVEGIAAKHTANLLSSFKLPEQWTLNIWLRYISKLHLDPHYEVNNIKANTNADIKLSKEIRPGLEFSIVGQNLLDSQQQQFYEVFTGQMQTEVQRSVYVNVHWAF, encoded by the coding sequence ATGATTAAAAGGATTTTATACTCAAACAGCATCGTTATTCTGCTAATGACAGCAATTTCCTGCTTTGTCTTTGTTGGTTCACAGGTAAAAGCCTCTGAGGGTGATAGCCTGGGCAGTACGGTGGAATTACTGGATTTTAGTCTTCAGGAACTGATGGTGTTACAGGTCACTTCAGTGTCCAGGAGAAGCCAGAGACAGTTTGATGCGGCAGCAGCGGTTTATACAATAACCCGTGATGATATTCAGGATATGGGCATTACTTCCATTCCTGACGCCTTACGGATGGTGCCGGGAATGCAGGTGGCCCGCCTTAATGGCAATACCTGGTCCGCCAGTGCCCGGGGGTTTAATTATGTTTTTGCCAATAAAGTATTGGTGTTGATTGATGGTCGTACCGTTTATTCATCGCTTTTTTCCGGGGTGAACTGGGATGTTCAGAATGTGGTCTTGGAAGACATCGACCGGATTGAGGTGATTCGGGGACCAGGTGCCGCACTTTGGGGAGCCAATGCCGTTAACGGTGTTATTAATATTATTACGCGACATTCAGAAGATACCCAGGGTGGTTTAGTCAGTGCCAGCGTGGGTACAGAAGAACGGGTTACCGGACTTGTCCGCTATGGGGGGGAGTTAAGTGACGAGTCATTTTATCGGGTATTTGTCCGGGGCTTTGACCGGGATGCCCAGGTCAAGGTGCCCTCGGGGCGTTCGGCGAATGATAACTGGCATATGAGCCAGGCGGGTTTTCGCTTTGATTACTACCTGTCAGATCAGGATGAGTTGACTTTACAGGGTGGGGTTTACCAGGGAACCACCAAACCACCCTATTATGTCTATAACCTTAATCAACACGCTTTCGAGGCCAGGGATAAGGTTGACCGGGATCAGAATGGTGGCAATGTTATTGCCCGTTATAAACAGTCACTGGGTGATGGTGAGTTAATACTGAAAAGCTACTATGAAAAATATCTGAATGATGACCTTAGACTGAAAGAGGGTCGTGAAACCTGGGATCTGGAGTTTCAGCATAGCTTCCCCTGGTGGGATACTCACCATTTTATCTGGGGCGGCAACTACCGTGTTGACTGGTATAACCTGGACGATAGGGATAAGCGGTTTATTTCAATAGAAGACAGAAAGTTTAATGAAGAACTCTATAGTGTTTTTGCACAAGACTCATTTAAGTTAAGGCCTGACCTGGATATTACCCTGAGCGCCCGGATGGAAAATAACCGGGTAACAGGAAACGAATTTCAACCCAATATGCGGTTCGCCTGGACTCCGAATCGTGAAACAACGGTTTGGGGGGCGGTTTCAAAAGCGGTAAAAACCCCGGCTTTATCAGAAACCAGCTTGACCATTACTAATATCAGTTATTTGGGAAAAACAGATGAAACCGGCAATGGTGGTCTATTTTATGGCATACCATCCATGTTCAGCGTATCAGGCAATCCGAAGCTGGATTCTGAAAAACTGACGGCTTTTGATTTTGGCATCCGTAAGCAGATTAATCCCGATTTGAGTGTTGATCTTGCGGGCTATCTGAATTTTTATAAGGATGTCACCAGTTATGAAGAGTCAGATGCTTGCGTAACACCGGGTTTTGAAACTTATCCGCTGTCTCGGTCTGAGGCTCTTGAACTACTGATTTGTGACGATCCTGCTATTCGTACTTATGTTAGTGATGGAAATGGTGGATTTGTACCCAGGGCTGGTGTGGTTGCCTTCCCTACATCCCTGACTAATGGGCTTAAAGTCTTTACTCATGGCCTGGAGCTTGCCCTGGACTGGAAGGTAAGGGACTGGTGGCGGTTGCGGCTTAACTATTCCTATATTAATGTTGATGCAGATAGCAGTAACAAAGATGGGTATGGTGAGGCCAATGAAGATATAGTGGAAGGTATTGCTGCAAAGCATACCGCAAATCTGCTTTCGTCGTTTAAATTACCTGAGCAGTGGACGCTTAACATCTGGCTGCGCTATATCAGTAAATTGCACCTTGATCCCCATTATGAAGTGAATAACATCAAGGCCAATACCAATGCGGATATTAAACTTTCAAAAGAAATCAGGCCAGGGCTGGAATTTTCTATAGTTGGTCAGAATTTATTGGATAGCCAGCAGCAGCAGTTTTATGAGGTGTTTACCGGGCAGATGCAAACGGAAGTACAGCGCTCTGTTTATGTTAACGTTCATTGGGCGTTTTAA